The following proteins are co-located in the Methylomonas sp. 11b genome:
- a CDS encoding cytochrome D1 domain-containing protein: MKPCLRLIFLSIALGFGSQVDADPRATGDLGVVIERETGSIQIVNTTKPASLSRIEGLGDLSHASVVFSRDQRYAYVFGRDGGLTKIDLLQDKIEKRIIQAGNSIGGAISQDGKIIAVSNYTPGGVKLFDAVTLEQLAEIPAVYGEDNKLSKVVGLVDAPGQRFVCSLFEGNEIWLIDAKNPRQPIVKKFKDIGKQPYDALLTPDGHFYAAGLFGEKGLALLDLWQPEKGVEHILEDYGKDDEQMPVYKMPHLEGWTVAGDWLLVPAVGLHEVLVIDTREWELVKRIPVAGQPVFVTSRPDGRQVWVNFAFPDNQTLQVIDLKDFNIAKTLQPGKAVLHMEFSPRGEAVWLAVRDEDRVMVYDTETFQETARLPAQKPSGIFFTDRANRIGW, encoded by the coding sequence ATGAAACCCTGTTTGCGGCTTATTTTTCTTTCAATTGCTCTCGGCTTTGGTTCGCAAGTTGATGCTGATCCGCGCGCTACCGGTGACCTTGGCGTAGTCATCGAACGTGAAACCGGCAGCATCCAGATCGTTAACACCACGAAACCGGCGTCGCTGAGTCGTATCGAAGGCTTGGGTGATTTGTCCCATGCATCAGTGGTGTTCTCCCGCGATCAACGCTATGCCTATGTTTTCGGTCGCGACGGCGGTTTGACCAAGATCGATTTACTCCAGGACAAAATCGAAAAACGCATCATCCAGGCCGGCAACAGCATCGGCGGGGCGATTTCTCAGGATGGCAAAATAATTGCCGTCTCTAATTACACACCAGGCGGCGTGAAACTGTTCGACGCCGTAACGCTGGAGCAACTGGCTGAGATTCCGGCTGTTTACGGCGAAGACAACAAGTTATCCAAAGTAGTCGGTCTTGTTGATGCACCGGGCCAGCGCTTCGTTTGCAGCCTGTTCGAAGGCAATGAAATTTGGTTGATCGATGCCAAGAATCCGCGTCAACCCATTGTGAAAAAATTTAAAGACATCGGCAAACAACCATATGATGCCTTGCTGACACCGGACGGTCATTTCTATGCCGCTGGTTTATTCGGTGAGAAAGGCTTGGCCTTGCTGGATTTGTGGCAGCCGGAGAAGGGTGTCGAACATATCCTGGAAGACTACGGTAAGGATGACGAGCAAATGCCGGTCTACAAAATGCCGCATTTGGAGGGTTGGACTGTGGCCGGCGATTGGTTGTTGGTGCCAGCGGTGGGATTGCATGAAGTGTTGGTGATCGATACTCGCGAATGGGAGTTGGTCAAGCGCATACCCGTAGCCGGACAACCGGTATTCGTCACCTCGCGGCCGGATGGACGGCAGGTCTGGGTGAATTTCGCCTTCCCGGACAATCAGACCTTACAAGTAATCGATTTGAAAGATTTTAACATCGCAAAAACCCTGCAGCCCGGAAAGGCCGTATTGCATATGGAATTCAGCCCGCGCGGCGAAGCGGTATGGCTGGCGGTGCGCGACGAGGACCGGGTGATGGTTTACGACACCGAAACTTTTCAAGAGACCGCCCGTCTACCGGCGCAGAAGCCCAGCGGGATTTTCTTCACTGATCGCGCCAATCGCATAGGCTGGTAA
- a CDS encoding Lrp/AsnC family transcriptional regulator, with translation MDATDKAIVNRLQQGFPICVSPYQRVAAELGLPEAELLSRLQAMLADGILSRFGPMYHAEQMGGALTLAALKVPDERFDEVTEIVNAFPEVAHNYARNHLLNMWFVLATEKPEQVQSVIAEIERRTGLAVYNMPKISEYYVGLQLEA, from the coding sequence ATGGACGCCACAGACAAAGCCATCGTGAACCGCTTGCAGCAAGGTTTCCCTATCTGCGTATCGCCCTACCAACGGGTTGCCGCGGAATTGGGCCTGCCGGAAGCCGAATTGCTGTCAAGATTGCAAGCCATGTTGGCCGACGGAATATTGTCGCGTTTTGGGCCTATGTATCATGCCGAACAAATGGGTGGGGCTCTGACTTTGGCGGCGCTGAAAGTACCGGATGAGCGCTTCGACGAAGTCACCGAAATCGTCAACGCCTTCCCCGAAGTGGCGCATAACTATGCCCGTAATCATTTGTTGAATATGTGGTTTGTGCTGGCCACCGAAAAGCCGGAACAGGTGCAAAGTGTGATTGCGGAAATTGAGCGGCGGACCGGATTGGCCGTTTACAACATGCCGAAGATCAGCGAATACTACGTTGGTCTGCAATTGGAAGCCTGA
- a CDS encoding c-type cytochrome has translation MKMTHFIVALLAGVFAAGSVQATSLYVGQAKAGAVCAQCHGIRMPSADAPFPPLGGRDPEYLKTAIKQYRDKTRKSDIMNAIAGSLTDAEINDIAAYYGSVKP, from the coding sequence ATGAAGATGACTCATTTTATCGTGGCGCTGTTGGCGGGGGTGTTCGCCGCCGGTAGCGTTCAGGCGACTAGTCTGTATGTCGGTCAAGCCAAGGCAGGCGCGGTGTGTGCGCAATGTCACGGTATCCGGATGCCCAGCGCCGATGCACCGTTTCCCCCTTTGGGCGGCCGCGATCCGGAGTATTTGAAAACCGCGATCAAACAATATCGCGACAAGACGCGGAAATCCGACATCATGAATGCGATTGCCGGCTCTTTGACCGATGCGGAAATTAACGACATCGCCGCGTATTACGGCAGTGTTAAACCCTAA
- a CDS encoding c-type cytochrome: MRYCWLLIGLLSSRAFAEQPNPQRQQELLNMLKHDCGSCHGLPPKGGLGPSLMPEALADKSDVLLADAIQNGRPGSAMPPWKSFLRIDETGWLIQQLRQGLK; the protein is encoded by the coding sequence ATGCGCTATTGCTGGCTGTTGATCGGCTTGCTGTCATCCCGCGCCTTTGCGGAACAACCTAATCCGCAAAGGCAGCAGGAGTTGTTGAATATGCTTAAGCATGATTGTGGCTCCTGCCATGGCCTGCCGCCGAAAGGCGGCTTGGGGCCATCGTTGATGCCGGAAGCATTGGCCGACAAAAGCGACGTGCTATTGGCGGATGCTATACAAAACGGTCGACCCGGGTCAGCGATGCCGCCTTGGAAGAGTTTTCTTAGAATTGACGAAACTGGCTGGCTAATACAGCAATTACGTCAAGGCCTAAAGTAA
- the ahbB gene encoding siroheme decarboxylase subunit beta, whose amino-acid sequence MPIDEIDRKIIQATQAGLPLVSEPYQAVAEQLGLSAQVIMLHLAEMQQTGTIRRIAAVPNHYKLGYRYNGMTVWDVEDSHVDELGRKVAKLPFVSHCYQRPRHLPDWPYNLFAMVHGKTEQDAERQSAIIAELLGEQARSHEVLYSTKILKKTGLRIGG is encoded by the coding sequence ATGCCCATCGACGAAATAGACAGAAAAATTATCCAGGCCACCCAGGCCGGTTTGCCCTTAGTCAGTGAGCCGTATCAAGCGGTTGCCGAGCAACTGGGTTTGTCTGCACAAGTGATCATGTTACATCTGGCTGAAATGCAGCAGACCGGGACCATTCGCCGTATTGCTGCGGTGCCCAACCATTACAAACTGGGTTACCGCTACAACGGTATGACGGTGTGGGATGTTGAGGATAGCCATGTCGACGAACTTGGGCGAAAGGTGGCGAAACTGCCGTTTGTAAGCCACTGTTACCAGCGTCCCCGACATTTGCCGGACTGGCCGTACAATTTGTTCGCCATGGTGCATGGTAAGACCGAGCAGGATGCCGAACGGCAGTCCGCAATCATCGCCGAATTATTAGGAGAACAGGCACGTAGTCACGAGGTGCTGTACAGCACCAAAATTCTTAAAAAAACCGGTTTGCGAATCGGGGGATAG
- a CDS encoding Lrp/AsnC family transcriptional regulator yields the protein MLAPLHKRLLNDYQQDFPLSPTPYRDIAEQLGVSEDEVLNAFKTLSEQQMISRIGPVIAPNSIGNSALVAMAVPEFDLARVAELVSAYPEVNHNYERENRFNLWFVLIADSETHLKAVIADIETQTGYPAMLLPMLADYFINLGFELNLHD from the coding sequence ATGCTGGCCCCCTTGCATAAACGCCTCCTCAACGATTATCAACAGGACTTTCCGTTGAGTCCGACCCCATACCGCGACATCGCCGAGCAGCTTGGGGTTAGCGAAGACGAGGTGCTGAATGCGTTTAAAACCTTATCAGAGCAACAGATGATCAGCCGCATCGGCCCGGTGATCGCGCCCAATAGCATTGGCAACAGCGCGCTGGTGGCGATGGCGGTGCCGGAATTTGATTTGGCGAGAGTTGCGGAATTGGTGAGCGCTTATCCGGAAGTCAATCACAACTATGAGCGCGAAAATCGCTTCAATTTGTGGTTTGTGTTGATTGCCGATAGCGAAACCCATCTTAAAGCTGTTATTGCGGACATCGAGACTCAAACCGGCTATCCCGCGATGTTGCTACCGATGTTGGCCGACTATTTCATCAACCTGGGATTTGAGCTTAATCTGCATGATTGA
- a CDS encoding nitrite reductase — protein sequence MKNTIKMLNKSLLASAIAMLLSSGVAMAKSDDFHKLYQDNCASCHGSDHGGYLAPALNSATLKGRSPTALRTIVMAGSFDTLMPPFYGRLDDDQIRGVIKHLQETPKQPNPAWTIDDMKKSLKVYVKDESTLPAKPTFQIDDKFENLIGVAARGKYGRGEGSKAIFINSSTHQKVGEVPTGTAAHIIDFNPANPRWAYVKTDTAEIFKVDLYSMQAVRSIKTGWNGPGMGVSRDGKYIMAGSFVPHNAVILNADTLEPLKTFELEGIDPDGKHVSSDSGMIIGTPYADIFAIALENAGQVWVIDLNKEGFPVTRIENVGRHLHDAFLTHGGKKLMIASYDDSIVAAIDLEKREIIKKLEAGCVPHVGGGSAVKVDGRTLGFGTNFGDCDKTVVSVWDLDKMEVVKQVPVSGGTESPAAHANAPYVAVDIISKDRRARTVQLIDKKTLEVVRTLDVGGHAYFPEYSADGKFLYISAGYNGDEVVVYDSNTLQKVATVPMESPAGIFSRGRVKYMTRGLSPDEMEQSK from the coding sequence ATGAAAAATACTATAAAAATGCTGAATAAATCCCTACTGGCGAGTGCTATCGCCATGCTGTTGTCATCCGGAGTGGCGATGGCAAAATCCGACGATTTCCACAAGCTCTACCAAGACAATTGCGCCAGCTGTCATGGTTCCGATCACGGCGGTTATTTGGCGCCGGCGCTGAACTCGGCTACCTTGAAAGGCCGCAGCCCCACCGCATTACGTACCATCGTAATGGCCGGCAGCTTCGACACTTTGATGCCTCCGTTCTACGGCAGGCTTGATGACGACCAAATTCGCGGCGTGATTAAGCATTTGCAAGAAACCCCCAAACAGCCTAACCCGGCCTGGACTATCGACGACATGAAAAAGTCGCTGAAAGTCTATGTTAAAGATGAAAGCACGCTGCCGGCCAAGCCGACTTTCCAAATCGACGATAAATTCGAAAATCTGATCGGCGTCGCGGCGCGCGGCAAATACGGTCGTGGCGAAGGCTCCAAAGCCATCTTCATCAACAGTTCCACCCATCAAAAAGTCGGCGAAGTACCTACCGGCACCGCCGCGCATATTATCGATTTCAACCCGGCCAATCCGCGCTGGGCCTATGTAAAAACCGATACTGCCGAGATTTTTAAAGTCGATTTGTATTCCATGCAAGCGGTGCGCAGTATCAAAACCGGCTGGAACGGCCCAGGTATGGGCGTATCGCGCGATGGTAAATACATCATGGCCGGTTCTTTCGTACCGCATAACGCCGTGATTCTAAATGCCGATACGCTGGAACCTTTAAAAACCTTTGAGTTGGAAGGCATCGACCCGGACGGCAAACACGTGTCATCCGACTCCGGCATGATCATCGGTACCCCGTATGCGGATATTTTCGCGATTGCGCTGGAAAATGCCGGGCAGGTTTGGGTGATTGATTTGAACAAAGAGGGTTTTCCTGTCACCCGGATCGAGAATGTCGGTCGACATTTGCATGATGCCTTCCTGACCCACGGCGGCAAAAAATTGATGATTGCTTCTTACGACGACAGCATCGTCGCCGCCATCGACCTGGAAAAACGCGAAATCATCAAAAAATTGGAAGCCGGTTGCGTGCCGCATGTCGGCGGAGGTTCCGCGGTCAAGGTTGATGGCCGTACCTTGGGCTTCGGTACCAACTTCGGCGATTGCGACAAAACCGTGGTCAGCGTCTGGGACCTGGATAAAATGGAAGTCGTCAAACAAGTACCGGTTTCCGGCGGCACCGAATCGCCGGCCGCACATGCCAACGCGCCTTATGTCGCGGTTGACATCATCAGCAAGGACAGACGCGCCCGCACCGTACAATTGATCGACAAGAAAACTTTGGAAGTAGTGAGAACGCTGGATGTCGGCGGCCACGCCTACTTCCCAGAATATAGCGCCGACGGCAAGTTCCTGTATATCAGCGCCGGCTATAACGGCGACGAAGTGGTGGTTTACGATTCCAACACCTTGCAAAAAGTCGCGACCGTGCCGATGGAAAGCCCCGCGGGTATCTTCTCGCGTGGCCGGGTCAAATACATGACTCGCGGTTTGTCGCCTGACGAAATGGAGCAATCAAAATGA
- the ahbB gene encoding siroheme decarboxylase subunit beta → MIDAIDYQLIAAVQAGLPIAARPYAAIAEQLAITEQEVIERLARLKTQGLIKRWGVVVKHRQLGYRANAMIVMDVPDERVARVGALISQQACVNLCYQRPRQGDVWPYNLYCMIHGKSREVVLEQWAELRHDCNLSDYSFEVLFSRRCFKQRGALYARQMTKGDGPTPVFAGEGRGEEIQNKQSLRMHFA, encoded by the coding sequence ATGATTGACGCCATTGATTATCAACTGATTGCAGCCGTGCAAGCCGGATTGCCGATTGCAGCTAGGCCGTATGCGGCGATAGCGGAGCAATTGGCGATTACCGAACAGGAAGTGATTGAGCGTTTGGCGCGCTTAAAGACTCAAGGTTTGATCAAGCGTTGGGGCGTGGTGGTCAAGCATCGCCAGTTGGGTTACCGGGCCAATGCGATGATCGTGATGGATGTGCCGGACGAGCGGGTAGCTCGGGTCGGCGCGTTGATCAGTCAGCAGGCTTGCGTCAATCTGTGTTACCAACGCCCGCGCCAGGGTGACGTCTGGCCCTATAACTTGTATTGCATGATCCATGGTAAGAGCCGGGAGGTGGTGCTTGAGCAATGGGCAGAACTGCGGCATGACTGCAATTTAAGCGATTATTCTTTTGAAGTGTTGTTTAGCCGGCGTTGCTTTAAACAGCGGGGCGCTTTATATGCTCGCCAGATGACAAAAGGCGATGGGCCAACCCCCGTTTTTGCTGGAGAGGGCAGGGGTGAGGAGATTCAAAACAAACAGTCTTTGCGTATGCACTTCGCCTAA